In one window of Porites lutea chromosome 8, jaPorLute2.1, whole genome shotgun sequence DNA:
- the LOC140946311 gene encoding very long chain fatty acid elongase 5-like has protein sequence MESRAEKYLNFFKAVVELQSFPVAVVYFILIVASVLWKKFTSPLGLHKVLVGYNFLCSALSLYSLAIILRAYYNAGVLYTFAMVDDAEVKHAFFIYWITKHLELLDTVFMIVRHRQRQITFLHVYHHASILLLSDYAYHHTPWPAIGVMLGMNSFVHVFLYFYYGQSALYPTQRPQWRKTLTQLQMFQFIVGIVHSSFGYAHHGFCIFSIFYGFSMLGLFGNFYFHAYIKARHDKKSE, from the exons ATGGAATCTCGGGCAG AGAAatatttgaatttctttaaagCTGTTGTGGAATTGCAGTCTTTCCCTGTTGCTGTGGTTTATTTCATCCTTATTGTAGCATCTGTGCTATGGAAGAAGTTCACTTCACCTCTAGGATTGCACAAG gtgctagtgggctataactTTCTCTGCAGTGCACTCAGTCTGTACTCGTTGGCCATCATTCTAAGGGCCTATTATAATGCTGGCGTGCTTTACACATTTGCCATGGTGGATGATGCTGAAGTAAAACATGCATTCTTTATCTATTGGATCACCAAGCATCTTGAGTTATTGGATACTGTGTTTATGATTGTAAGACACCGGCAAAGGCAAATAACATTTCTACAT gTTTACCATCATGCTTCAATTTTGTTGTTAAGTGACTATGCATACCACCACACTCCATGGCCAGCAATTGGTGTGATGTTGGGAATGAACTCATTTGTACATGTATTCCTCTATTTTTATTATGGCCAATCAGCTCTTTACCCAACTCAAAGACCACAATGGAGAAAAACCTTGACACAGCTCCAAATGTTTCAGTTTATTGTTGGCATTGTGCACTCATCGTTTGGTTACGCTCATCATGGATTCTGCATTTTTAGTAtattttatggttttagtatgcTGGGATTATTTGGAAATTTTTACTTCCATGCTTACATTAAAGCTAGGCATGACAAAAAAAGTGAATGA